The stretch of DNA AGGTGGCAAAATGCTAATTTCATTAGGTGGAGCGATGTCTACTGCAGAACTAGGTATTTCTTTGGCCGAAATGATTCGTCAAGATAAAGTACATATTATCTCTTGTACTGGTGCCAACTTAGAAGAAGATGTTATGAATTTGGTTGCACACTCACACTACAAAAGAATCCCGAATTATCGTGATCTTACACCAGAGCAAGAGCGTGAATTATTAGACTCACACTTCAATCGTGTAACTGACACCTGTATCCCAGAAGAAGAAGCGTTCCGTCGTTTACAAAAACACTTGGAAGATGTTTGGCATGCAGCGGAAGAAAAAGGAGAGCGTTATTTACCACACGAATTCCTATACCAAGTAGTAAATTCTGGAGTTTTAGAGCAGTATTATGAAATCGACCCTAAGGACTCTTGGATTGTTGCTGCAGCAGAGAAAAACTTACCAATTGTATGTCCTGGTTGGGAAGATTCTACCACTGGAAATATTTTTGCTTCGAATGTTATCAAAGGAAATCTGAAAGCTTCTACAGTGAAATCTGGTATCGAATACATGGTGTACTTAACCGAATGGTATCGGGCAAACTCTGACGGGAAAGGTGTAGGATTCTTCCAAATTGGAGGGGGTATTTCTGGAGATTTTCCGATATGTGTTGTCCCGATGATGTACCAAGATCTAGAATGGACAGATGTGCCTTTCTGGTCTTATTTCTGCCAAATCTCTGATTCTACTACCTCATACGGCTCATATTCCGGAGCCGTGCCAAATGAAAAAATTACATGGGGGAAACTAGATGTAGATACGCCAAAATTCATCATTGAGTCGGATGCGACTATCGTTGCTCCATTGGTTTTTGCTTGGGTTTTAGGAAAATAATTTTTTTATAATAAAAACCATTCATATCAACAGCACGAAGTCTTTCTTCGTGCTTTTTTTATTGGTCCTAGTAGAGATCCAAACTCGAATCCTTATCTTTGGTTTCTTAATTGGATTTGTTTCCATCCAAAACTATAATTCTATTTCGAAATGTATAAAACGATATCTTTTCTCAGTATTGCTATCTTTTATATTCTGTCTACACCATCGACGATTGTTTGCGGACAGAACAAAATAATCGATAAAAAAGTAATGCTGCATTTAGTCAATAAACATAAACTCGCTTTTACGCAAGGCAAAGTAGCAGATTATATTCCAGAATTAGGCAAAGCCAACCCAAAAGCTGTTGCATTTTCTATCACAAACGAAAACGGTGAAACATGGAGTGTTGGTGATAATAAACAGAAATTTACAATCCAAAGTATTTCTAAATTAATTGCTTTGATGTTGGCAGTAGAAGAAAATGGCGAAGAAAAGGTTTTTACACAAATGGGCTATTATGGGACCCATCATCCTTTCAACTATTTTGCCAATTTAGACCACAACGGTCGTCCACTCAATCCGATGATGAATGCAGGGGCCATCTACACAACCTCTCTGATAGCAGGAGACGCAGACGAACCTTATCAGAAAATATTGGCTAGAATTCGATACATTACCAATAATCCGAAAATAGATATTAATCCGACTATTTACGAATCTGAAAAAGCTACTGGATACCGAAATCGTGGTATGTTTTATTTAATGAAAAATTATGGTATGATCGAAAAAGAAGAAGAAGTACTGAACAATTATTTCCGTCAATGTTCGATAGAAATTGATGTGGAAGATTTATCAAAAATAGCTTATTTCATTGCCAATCAAGGAACGAGATACGACGGAGATAAAACACACTACAACAAAGAACTCATGCAATTGATACAAGCACAAATGCTCACGGCTGGTATGTACGAGTTTAGCGGCGAATATGCTCGCACGATTGCTTTGCCAAGTAAATCGGGGGTTGGTGGCGGAATTATTGCTACGGTTCCCAACAAAATAGGAATTGCAGTATACAACCCTTCTCTAGATGAGCACGGCAATTCGCTGGTAGGTTATTTAATTCTAAAGGATTTTGTTCAGGAATATTCGTTAGGAATTTTTTAAGCGATTGTGGAAAACCTTCGGAATTTTTAGATTTCATTTCACTCAAAATATTATTCATCGAGTATCGCAATTAATTCTACCTGAAAAACCAAGGTAGATTGCGGGCCAATATATTGATTGAGTTCTTGATTTCCGTACGCCAACGCTGGGGGCAAAACAAGCGTCCATTTACTCCCGACTAGCATCTGTGTCAGGGCTTGTCTCCAACCTTTGATTACTTTATCGAGCGAGAAAGAAGCAGGTTTATTTCTATTGACCGAACTATCGAAAACCTCACCATGAATTGTAGTTCCGTGGTAATGACACAACACTTTGCTCGTTGCATTTGGGATTACACCTGTACCCATTTTATCAACTTTTACCAGCAATCCATTTTCTTCTTTTTTCACACTAAGATCTTCTGAAAATTGTGCTCAAAAGCATTTCCTTCTGCTGTATTCTTTATCGCTAACTCTTCTTTTCGCTTTTTCAAAACTTCTGCTATTCCCATAGTTCTATATTATTACAGAAATACACTTATTTTTTTTTAATTTAATTAAATATAATCATCAGTTTGATAATAAACTAATTACATTTTTTATAATTAATTATAAAGAAAGTACTACTTCTACTGCTGTATAGTAGTTAATTTGGTTAATAAACTTTATTATC from Weeksella virosa DSM 16922 encodes:
- a CDS encoding deoxyhypusine synthase family protein; translated protein: MTKGPISQFIEHNYRHFNAAALMDAAKGYEQHLLEGGKMLISLGGAMSTAELGISLAEMIRQDKVHIISCTGANLEEDVMNLVAHSHYKRIPNYRDLTPEQERELLDSHFNRVTDTCIPEEEAFRRLQKHLEDVWHAAEEKGERYLPHEFLYQVVNSGVLEQYYEIDPKDSWIVAAAEKNLPIVCPGWEDSTTGNIFASNVIKGNLKASTVKSGIEYMVYLTEWYRANSDGKGVGFFQIGGGISGDFPICVVPMMYQDLEWTDVPFWSYFCQISDSTTSYGSYSGAVPNEKITWGKLDVDTPKFIIESDATIVAPLVFAWVLGK
- the glsA gene encoding glutaminase A, whose protein sequence is MYKTISFLSIAIFYILSTPSTIVCGQNKIIDKKVMLHLVNKHKLAFTQGKVADYIPELGKANPKAVAFSITNENGETWSVGDNKQKFTIQSISKLIALMLAVEENGEEKVFTQMGYYGTHHPFNYFANLDHNGRPLNPMMNAGAIYTTSLIAGDADEPYQKILARIRYITNNPKIDINPTIYESEKATGYRNRGMFYLMKNYGMIEKEEEVLNNYFRQCSIEIDVEDLSKIAYFIANQGTRYDGDKTHYNKELMQLIQAQMLTAGMYEFSGEYARTIALPSKSGVGGGIIATVPNKIGIAVYNPSLDEHGNSLVGYLILKDFVQEYSLGIF
- a CDS encoding FKBP-type peptidyl-prolyl cis-trans isomerase; the protein is MKKEENGLLVKVDKMGTGVIPNATSKVLCHYHGTTIHGEVFDSSVNRNKPASFSLDKVIKGWRQALTQMLVGSKWTLVLPPALAYGNQELNQYIGPQSTLVFQVELIAILDE